From a single Desulfotomaculum sp. genomic region:
- a CDS encoding DEAD/DEAH box helicase — translation MTSFHELNIDTVIITALGNMGFEEPTPIQEMTIPIAIMGRDVIGRAQTGTGKTAAYGIPLVDRCEQNLEQIQGLVIVPTRELAMQVAEELNKIGSQKKIRSLPIYGGQDIERQIRALKNRPQILVGTPGRLMDHLRRRTIRLNQIKILVLDEADEMLKMGFKEDIEEILKQAPEERQNLLFCATMPLYIQNLAREFFNNPEMVHIDPRVVTVLNTEQQYIEVPERQKLDVLCRLLDIQNPELAIVFGGTKRRVDEIAEALIKRGYLADGIHGDLSQSQRDMVMRKFKNGTNDILVATDVAARGLDISGVTHIYNFDIPQDAEWYIHRIGRTGRAGETGLAITFVTSREIGHLKYIEELIKHKIIRKPMPTSNDALAGQQQIVVNNLLEAAYKEDIQAYKTLAEGLLEEHDSVTMLAAALKIMTREPEDKPLPVLTEAPPIHLRSVSKPKATNTSHRHKTGISRKTIHLRTPKRSR, via the coding sequence TATTGGCCGGGCCCAAACCGGTACAGGCAAAACCGCTGCCTATGGGATACCTCTGGTAGATAGGTGCGAACAAAACCTGGAACAGATCCAAGGTCTGGTTATTGTCCCAACCCGCGAGTTGGCTATGCAGGTGGCCGAGGAACTTAATAAGATCGGCAGCCAGAAAAAAATTCGTTCCTTACCCATCTATGGCGGTCAGGATATAGAACGGCAAATACGGGCGCTTAAAAACCGCCCACAAATTCTTGTAGGAACTCCGGGCAGGTTGATGGATCACTTGCGTCGTAGAACCATCAGACTAAATCAAATAAAAATACTGGTATTGGATGAGGCTGATGAAATGCTTAAAATGGGTTTTAAAGAGGATATTGAGGAAATACTCAAACAAGCCCCAGAGGAACGCCAAAACCTGTTATTTTGTGCTACTATGCCCTTGTATATTCAAAATCTTGCCCGTGAATTTTTTAATAATCCGGAAATGGTACATATTGATCCCCGGGTTGTGACTGTGCTAAATACCGAACAGCAATATATTGAGGTGCCGGAAAGGCAAAAACTAGATGTCCTATGCCGTTTACTTGATATTCAAAATCCTGAACTAGCTATAGTATTTGGCGGGACCAAGCGAAGGGTTGATGAAATTGCTGAAGCTTTGATTAAACGAGGATATCTAGCGGATGGGATTCACGGGGATTTGTCACAGAGCCAGCGGGATATGGTCATGCGTAAGTTTAAAAATGGGACGAATGACATTTTGGTGGCAACCGACGTTGCCGCCCGTGGTTTAGACATTAGCGGAGTAACCCACATTTACAACTTTGATATACCACAGGATGCAGAGTGGTATATCCACCGCATAGGCAGGACTGGCCGAGCTGGAGAAACCGGTCTGGCAATTACTTTTGTAACTTCGAGAGAAATAGGACACTTGAAATACATCGAAGAGTTGATTAAGCATAAGATAATTCGCAAACCCATGCCTACCTCGAATGATGCTTTGGCCGGACAGCAGCAGATAGTAGTGAATAATCTGCTGGAGGCGGCATATAAAGAGGATATTCAAGCCTACAAGACACTGGCTGAGGGCTTGTTGGAGGAACATGATTCGGTTACTATGTTAGCTGCGGCGTTAAAGATTATGACTCGTGAGCCAGAAGATAAGCCCTTGCCGGTTTTGACTGAGGCTCCTCCAATCCATCTTAGAAGTGTTAGTAAACCTAAAGCAACTAATACCAGCCATCGTCATAAAACAGGTATCTCACGCAAAACGATTCACCTCCGTACTCCGAAGCGCAGCCGATAG